The DNA sequence GAGTAGAGCTTCGCCGTAGCGGTCTGGTCCGGGTCCGGCAGATCGACGACGACCGCGTCGAACACGCCTGGTGCTCCGCGCAGCCAGGCGAACGCGTCGGCGTGCACCAGGCGTACCCGCGGATCGTCGAAGGCCGAATTGTTGAGCGCCCGAATGTCCGGCTCGGCCCGGGCCAACGCGACCACCGCCGGGTCCAGCTCGACGACCGTCACCGAGGTGACGTCCGGGTAGCGCAGCACCTCGCGTAGCGCCAGCCCGTCCCCCCCGCCGAGCAGCAGCACCCGGTCGCGCCGCCCAGACAGCGCCGGATGGACCAACGCCTCGTGGTAGCGGTACTCGTCCACCGAGCTGAACTGCAGATCCCCGTCGAGGTACAGCCGCAGGTCGGAGCCGTCGGCGACCGGCGACACCGCCCGGGTAAGGACAATCTCCTGGTATCGGCTGCGTTCGGCGTGCACCACCGGATCCCGGTAGAGCTGCTGCCGCGCGGTCACCTCGAAGTCCACCGCGACCAGGTAGGCACCGGCCAGCGTCGCCATCACCACCGTGGCGGCGAGCGCGACACCGGCCCGGCCCCGTCGGCCGAGATCGCCCCGGAAGACCGTGCCGACCAGCAGGATTCCGGCCAGCGCGTTCACCGCGCCGACCAGCAACGCCCCTCGCAGTTGGCCGAAGAACGGGATCAGCAGGAACGGAAAGGCCAGGCCGCCGAGCAGGGCACCGACGTAGTCGGCCGCGAACAGGTCGGCGACCGCGCTGCCGGCCGCCTGCGCCCGGATCCGCTGCAGCAGCACCATCAGCAGCGGAATCTCCGCCCCGATCAGCAGCCCCAGCACGAACGCGGTCGCCACCAGCGCGGGCGCATAGAGGTCCAGCCAGGCGAAGGCGGCGTACAGGCCCAGCACCGACAACCCGCCGAGCAGCGCCAGGGTGAGCTCGACCGCGGCGAAGGCGACCACCGCGCGGTGCTGCAGCGGCTTGGCCGCCAACGCGCCGACGCCCATCGCGAAGACCATCACGCCCAGCACGATCGACGCCTGGCCGACCGTGTCACCGATCAGGTAGCTGCCGAGGGCGACCAGCGCCAGCTCGTACACCAGGCCGCAGGCCGCGCAGACGAAGACCGCGGCCAGCACCGCCGGCCGGGCCAGCCGGGCGTACCGGCGGCCGGTGCCGGCACCGTCGCCCGGCGCCGGCACCGCTACCGCCGACATCAACTGACCGCCGACATCAACTGATCGCCGCCGCCACGATGGCGCCGGTGGCAAGGTGAATGGTCGCGCTGACCCAGACCGCCGGGTGCGGCTCCCGGTCCACCAGGATTTCCCCGAGGCGGCCCGGCGTGACCGCGTCCAGCAGCACGAACGACACCGCCATCACCAGCAGGCCGAGCAGCCCGTACCCGGCGGTGCCGACCAGGCCGGTGACGAAGCTGTTCTCCCCGGCGGCGATCGCCGCGACGACGATGGTGCCCACCGCGAGCAAGTTCGAGGCGAGCAGCACGGTCGCGTTGCGGTTGCGCTGCGCCCAGATGAGTTCGTGCAGCTTGCCGGGGGTGACCAGGTCGACCAGCAGGTAGCCGAGCGCCATCAGGACCAGCCCGACCCCGGCGTACGCCAGGGTGAGCAGCAGATCGACGAACAGAGTGCGGAACATGTGCCAACTCCAGGTGGTGGGATGGGGGTGGTTACTTGCCGGTGCCGGGACCGCCGCCCCGGATCGTGCTGCCGCGCTGCCAGTTCCACGAGTTGCCGACGACGGAGCGGTACCGGGGGTACGCGGTCGTCATGCGTTCCAGCAGGATCAGCGAGCCGGCGGCGATCGGCAGGATGACCACCGAGTCGTCGCCGTAGCGCAGGTAGTAGCGGTCACCGACGGTGTACTCGTCGGCCGGGCTGAACGCCCGGGTGAGCTGCTGCGCCACCTGGCGCGGTGGCAGATCGGAGCGGTACCCCTCGGCGTCGGAGCCGATGTCGTCGACCACCGAACGGGCATAGCTGCGCTCGACGTAGCCGCGGGCGGAGAAAGTGCCGACGGCCAGCCCGCAGCACGACACGATCACGCCCACCAGAGCGAGGACCACGCCACCGACGATCCATTTGCGGGAAGTCACCGTACTGTCACCACCGTCTCGGTCTCGACCAACTCGGCTGTCTGCGGGTACGCATGCCAGGTGCGCCAACTGATCCGCGCACCATCGATCCGGGCGTGCAGCGCGGTGAGTGCGTCCGGGCTGCCCGGAAAGACGCCGACCAGGGCGTGCGGGTCACCGGTCAGCTGCCGGCGGAGGCGGTCGGCCCGCCCGGCGAGTTCGCCGGCCGACAGCCGAAGCGCCCGCGCGGCGAACCGGTAGCCGTCATCGGCGTCCACCACCGCCGGCAGGTCGGGCGGGTGACCGGGCAGGCAGGCGAGTGTCTCGACCAGGTCATGGCCGGCGGTACGCAGCACGACCTGATGCGAGGCCCCGAGCAACCGCAGGCGCAGCAGCCCTGCCGGCTGCGAACCGGTCGGCCGCGAACCGGAGCGGGCGCCACCGCCGGCACCCGGCAGGGGCAGCTCGAGCACGTGCAGGGCGGGTCGCTCGGCCAGACCGAGCGCGAAGCTGAGCTCCGCCGCGCTGGTGTCGACGTACGGTGCGTCCAGGGCGACCAGCATGTCAGGCCTTCCCGACGGTCGGTGCCTGACCAGCGGACGGGTAGATCATCACCTCGGCGCGGTGCAGCACCTCGCCGAAGCCGACCTCCCAGCGGCCCGAGTCGCCGAAACCTTCGAAGGACAGCCGGGCGTTGTCCGGGGCGGTGTAGTCGAAGTAGCGCACGTAGCCGCTGGGGGTCAGCCCGGTCGCCCCGACGCTGGTGAACCGGGCCTGGCCGGACTCGTCGAGCCGGTAACGGCGCCCAGCGACGTCCACCACCGCCGGGCCGGGCTGCAGGTGTTGCAGGTCAGGCCCGGCCGCCCGCCACAACACCAGCTCCAGGTCGGGATCGGACTCGACGGAGAGCCACAGCTTGTCGCCCCGCGCGTCGTCGAGGAAGTGCTCGCTCCAGGTCCAGCTGCCCTCGGCGAAGTGCAGGCTGCCGCGGACCGCGTACGACTGTGCCCGGATCTCCACGATGTCACCGGGGCCGAGGCGACGCGGATCGCCACGCAACGCGTCGGTGTCACCGGTGTGGAACGGGTCGACCGGTCCCCCACCGGGCCTCTTCCGAGAGCCACCGGCCCGGGTCCGGGTATGCCACACGGCGATCGCCACCACCACACCAGCCGTCGCGATCAGGCATCCCAGCCCGGTCACCAGGTAAGCAATGGTCCCGTTCATCATCGCCGCGTCCTCCGTACGTCGCACCGGTCGACGACCGTAACAAGTGCGCGCACGTCACTCGCAGCTAGCGCGACTAAGTGACGGGTCAGCGACGGAACGCAGCGACTTTCACCGCAGATGTGTGTCGAACCAGCCGGCGGCGTCGGCGGCGACCCGGTCCAGCGCGCCCGGCTCGGCGAACAGGTGACCGGCGCCCGGCACCACCCGCAGGTCGTGCGGTGCCCGCAGGGCGGCCGCAGCCGCCGCGTTGAGCTCCGCGACCTGCGGATCAAGCTCCCCAACCAGCAGCAGGGTCGGTGCCCGTACCTCGGCCAGGACATTGCCGGCCAGGTCGGGCCGGCCGCCCCGCGACACAACGGCACCGACCCGTTCCGGCCGGGCGGCGGCGGCACTCAGCGCCGCCGCCGCGCCGGTACTGGCGCCGAACAGTCCCACCGGCAGGCCGTCGAGTTCCGGCTGCTCGACGGCCCAGTCCACCACCGCGGTCAACCGCCGGCTGAGCAGGGCGATGTCGAAGCGCAGTTGGGCGGTGGTCGCGTCGATCTGCTCCTCCTCCTTGGTCAGCAGATCGGCCAGGACGGTCGCGAGGCCGGTCGCGTGCAGCCGGCCGGCCACCGTACGGTTGCGTGGACTGAGCCGGGAGCTGCCGCTGCCGTGGGCGAACAGCACCACCGCCCGGGTGCGGGCGGGCACCATCACGTCCGCGTCTAGCGCGACGTCGACGGCGGGGACGCGGGTCGCAGTGTCCTGAGCCACCGGGGCCGGGTACCCGGCCGACGACCGGTCATGCCTGCGGCCTGACGCTCGGCCGTGAGCCGGATCGCCCTGGTTGCCGGGGTCCAGCTCACCCGGTCACCGGACCGACCGGGTGGCCGACCGGTACGCGACGAGCAGCGCCCGCGCCTTGAGCATCGTCTCGGCGTACTCGTCGGCCGGGTCGGAGTCCAGCACGATGGCACCGCCGGTGCCGATGGTGACCCCGTCGCCGGTCAGCACCGCAGTACGGATCACGATGCTGAAGTCGGCACCGCCGCCGAGACCGAAGTAGCCGAGGGCACCGGAGTAGATCCCCCGGGCCCGCTGCTCCAACCGGTCGATGATCTCCATGGTGCGCAGCTTCGGCGCACCGGTCATCGACCCGCCGGGGAAACACGACCGTACGCAGTCGACCGCGCCGGTCGACGGACGCAGCCGCCCTTCGACCGTGGACACCAGCTGGTGCAGGGTCGGGTAGGTCTCGGTGGCCAGGAACCGGGGGACGCGCACCGAGCCGACCTCGCAGACCCGGCCGAGATCGTTGCGGAGCAGGTCGACGATCATCAGGTTCTCGGCCCGGGTCTTGGCTGAGCTGGCCAGCGTACGACGTAGCCGGTCGTCCTCGTCGGCGTCGTCCGCACGGGCCGAGGTGCCCTTCACCGGGCTACTGTCGACCCGGCCGTCCGGGCGGATGCGCAGGAACCGCTCCGGGGAGGAGCTGGCCACGGCGACGTCGCCCAGCCGCAGGTACGCGGCGTAAGGCGCGGGGTTGATCCGACGCAGCGTCCGGTAGTAGGCCAGCGGATCCGCGACCGGCGGTAGCCACAACTGGTTGGTCAGGCAGATCTCGTAGCTCTCGCCGCGTCGCAGCTGGGTGCGGGCCGCGTCGACGTCGGCGAGGTAGCGGCTGCGGTCGCGGGCGGGCGTCACCCAGCGCCACAGGTCCGTCCCGGCGTCCGGTGCCGACGGCTTGTCGGACGGCCCGGGCCGCACCGACGACGGCACCGCGCGCAGCCGGGTCGCCGTCGCCGCCAGCCAGTCCCGGGCAGCGTGCTGCCCGACGTCGTCGATGCTCAGCGCCACCAGGTAGGTGCGCCGGTGCAGGTGGTCGACGGCGACCAGCCGGTCGGCGAAGATCCAGACCGCGTCGGGGGTGTCGGCCCGGCGGGCGGTGGTGGGCGCACAGTCGGCCTTCATCTCGTAGCCGAGATAGCCGACGTAGCCGCCGGCGAAGTCGAACGGCAGCCCAGCTGGGGGCAGCCGCCGCCGCGCCAACCGCTGGCGCAGCACGTCGAGTATGCCGCCGGTCTCCTGCCCGACGGGACGGTCCGGCCGGCGCACCTCGACCCGGCCACTGCCGATCCGGTAGCTGAGCACCTCGGCCAGCGGTCCGTCGGCGTCACCGAGGAAGGAGAACCGGGAACGCCCGGCCGCGACGTCGGCGCCGTCGAGCCAGTACGCGTACCGTGCGTCGGCGTACAGATCCTGGAAGACCGCCTCGGTGTCGATCTCCGCGTCGAGGACCGTCACGTCGCGCCGCCAGCCCGGGCCGGAGGCCGCAGGATCGGGGGCCGCAGGGTCAGGTGCCGGCTGCCGGGTTGTCACCGGTGCGGGGGCGGCACGGCGCGGCCCGGCCGCCACCGGACGGGCGGTGGCGGCGGCGGACCCGGCGGCCCGGGCCAGGGCCAGGAAGTTGCCGACCAGCTGGGCGCCGTGTTCGCTGGCGATCGACTCCGGATGGAACTGCACGCCCCAACGGGGCAACCGACGGTGCGTCAACGCCATCACCGTGCCGTCGGCGGCCCACGCGCTCACCATGAGGTCCGCCGGCACCGGCTCAGCCACCCGCAGCGAGTGGTACCGGACCGCCGCGAAACCCTGAGGTATGCCGGCGAACAGTCCGGCACCGGTGTGCCGCACCCGGTCGATCAGTCCGTGCCGGGCCCGCCGCTGGTCGACCCGCGCGCCAGCGTGCAACGCGATCGCCTGGTGACCGAGGCACACCCCGAGCACCGGCAGGTCGCGACGGCGGTCGAGCAGTTCCCACCCCCAGCCCAGGTCGGTCACCCGGTGCGGCCGACCTGGGCCGGGCGAGATCACCACGCACTGCGCGGCAAGCCGGTCGACGGCGGCAAGCCGGGGGTCGTCGTTGGCCAGCACGGTCGGCTCGCTGCCGGCGACCGCCGCGAGCAGCTGGAAGAGGTTGTACGTGTAGGAGTCGTAGTTGTCGACCAGCAGGATCCGCACCCGCTACCTCCCACCGCGTCACGGCACCGGCCGATTGTCCACCATCGGCCGGGAGCTTGTGGCGCGGTAGCCGACCTCCGCCGGCCCTAGCCCGGACCGGCATGGCTCACCCGTCGGCCCCGGGGGTGGTGTCACCGACTAGTCGTTCGACGGTCGCCGGCGCGTACACCCGGGCGCGGCCGACCAGCGCGACGATCAGTGGAGCGAGAACCGCGGCGAGGCCGAGGACCGCGGCCTGTTGTGCCTCGGTGAGCGGCAGACCGAACGCGGTCACCACGCCCAGCAGCGCGGTGACCGCGGCGGTGATGCCGCCCACCGACCACAGCGGTTCGGAACTGCCCGGATTGGGGGTGACGGTCACGGGAAACCTCCTGGTCGAGCGGACACCACGAAGACGCGGGACCGGGCCGGGAGGTTGACCCAATTGGTCGACGGGGCCGGACGCTCGCCAGGCGGCTCCAGGACGGTGTCCGGCCAAGAGCCGGGGGGGTACCGAACCGCGCTTACCGGATGAGTTACCCGACGCGGGCCATTCCGCCGTAGCCGAGCTGCCGGGACGGGGTCTGTGCGTCCACGTCGAGACCCGGGTCCGGCCGCCAGTCCGCCATCAGGGTCACACCGGGCTCGACCAGCTCCATGCCGTCGAACCAAGAGGTGATGGTGGCCTTGTCCCGGACGTAGAGGTTCGCGCCGACGCCGGCCTGGTAGGCGGCGACCATCCGGTCCACCTGCCCGCGGGTCTCCTCGTCGGCCGTGTCCGCGCTGAGGTGCGACATCGCGATGTAGCTGCCCGGTGCCAGCGCGTCCCGGTAGGCCGCGACGAGCCCGGCCGGATCCTCGTCGTCCTGAACGAAGACGAGCAGCCCGCCGAGGACGATGCCCACCGGCTGCGACAGGTCGATCAGCTCGCGGACCGCCGGGTGCGACCACACCTGGTCGGGGTACTTACCGTCGACCTCGGCCATCGCCACCAGCGGCTCCGTGGCGAGGATGTCCTCACCGTGGACGACAGCCGAGTGGTCGTTGTCCACATAGACCACCCGGGCCTGGGCGTCGAGGGCGTGCGCCACCTCGTGCGTGTTGCCGACCGTCGGCAGTCCTGAGGCGATGTCGATGAACTGCCGCACGCCCTGGCCGACCAGGTAGCGCACCGAACGGCGCAGCCAGTCCCGGTTGCTCCGGGCGAGCAGGTCGACGCTGGGCAGCATCAGCTTGATGCGTTCGGCCCGTTCGCGATCGATCGCGAAGTTGTAGAGTCCACCGAGGTAATAGTCGTAGATCCGGGCGATGTTGGCATTTTCCACATCGGCTCGCACATCGCCCGATTGTCCGATAGTTGCCGTCATTTTAACGAACCTCCAGCAAGATGACGGACACACCGGACAGGCGCGTCCGCGAACACGAACGGTGGCACGGCAACTATAAATGGGATCATCGAGTCCAGACAGTGCCACGGGATGATTGCACTGGTGCACAGCGACGAGATCCATCGGGCCATTTCCGGGTTTCCCAGTCCGTATCACATGTCAGCTGGCCCGGGCCGACGGCGGCCCGACCACTGCCCGGCGTCGATTTTCCGGTCCGCCACCCGCCAACGAACTACCATCACCGCAGGTGAGCAGGCGCACACTGACGGGTCCGGGTTGGTTCGGCCGGACGCAGGCACGGCAAGGCCGCTGCGGAGGCAGGCATGGACGAGACCCGGCCGGCGCGCGGCGGGCTGCGCTCGGTCCGTCCCGGCGCCCGGGTCGACCGGCTGGAGATCTTCTTCGACCTGGTCTTCGTCTTCGCGTTCTACAACATCGCCCGGGTGACCGCCGGCGAGCTCACCGGCCAGGGTCTCGTCGCCGGGATGCTCATCCTGGCGCTGCTGTGGTGGGCGTGGTGTTCACACCTGATGCTCGCCAACCGAATCCGGCTCGGGGAGGGCATCGCCCCGCTGGTGATGTTCGCGGCGATGGCAGCGGTCTTCACCGCCGCGCTGACCATCCCGCAGGCGTTCACCGACAAGCCGAGCGGCCTGCCCGGTCCGCTGCTGATGGCCGGCTGCTACCTGGTCGTCCGGGGCCTGCACCTGCTGCTGTACGGGCTGGCCCCGGACGACGGCCGGGCCGGTGGTCCCCGGCTGGGTCGGCTGGCGGTCCCTCCGCTGCTCGCCACCGCGCTGCTGGTCGGCGCCGGTGTGGTGCCGTACCTGGGTCTGTCGTCGAACGTCGTGTTCGCGCTGCAGGTCGGCTGTTGGCTGGCCGCTCTGACGGTCGAGTACGCCGCCGGATACCTGCTGGCCACCTGGGGATGGGCGGTGCGGGCGGCCAGCCACTGGGTGGAGCGGTTCGAGCTCATCCTGATGATCGCGCTGGGCGAACTGATCGTGTCGGTCGGCGTCGGTAGCGATCTGATCGCCCGGCCGGTCACCTGGCCGGCGGTGGCCGGCGCGACCTTCGCGGTGGCGGTCGCCGCCGCCCTGTGGTGGTCACACTTCGACCTGGTCGCGCCGGCCGCGCTGCAGGCGTTCCACGCCACCGACGAGGCCCGGTCCCGCGCGGCGCTGGCCCGCGACGCGTACGTCTACCTGCACCAGCCGATGATCGCCGGGCTGATCCTGACCGCGCTCGGCATGGAGGAGGCATTGCATCATCTGGGCACCGCCGGGGTCGACCTGTCCACCCCGGCCGCGGCTCCGACCATGCCGTTGGCCTACGGCGGGGCGGCGTTGTTCTTCGTCGCCCAGGTGGGGTTCCAGGCCCGGATGCTCGGCACGGTCACCGTCACCCGGGTCGCGGTCGTCGTCGTGCTGGTCGGGCTCGCTCCGGTCGCCGCCCGGTCGCCGGCGCTGGCCGGCACCGCGCTGCTGGCCGTGGTGTGCGTCGGCCTGGTCCTGGCCGAGATGGTGCTGCTGCGGAAGTCCCGCC is a window from the Solwaraspora sp. WMMD792 genome containing:
- the pabB gene encoding aminodeoxychorismate synthase component I, whose protein sequence is MRILLVDNYDSYTYNLFQLLAAVAGSEPTVLANDDPRLAAVDRLAAQCVVISPGPGRPHRVTDLGWGWELLDRRRDLPVLGVCLGHQAIALHAGARVDQRRARHGLIDRVRHTGAGLFAGIPQGFAAVRYHSLRVAEPVPADLMVSAWAADGTVMALTHRRLPRWGVQFHPESIASEHGAQLVGNFLALARAAGSAAATARPVAAGPRRAAPAPVTTRQPAPDPAAPDPAASGPGWRRDVTVLDAEIDTEAVFQDLYADARYAYWLDGADVAAGRSRFSFLGDADGPLAEVLSYRIGSGRVEVRRPDRPVGQETGGILDVLRQRLARRRLPPAGLPFDFAGGYVGYLGYEMKADCAPTTARRADTPDAVWIFADRLVAVDHLHRRTYLVALSIDDVGQHAARDWLAATATRLRAVPSSVRPGPSDKPSAPDAGTDLWRWVTPARDRSRYLADVDAARTQLRRGESYEICLTNQLWLPPVADPLAYYRTLRRINPAPYAAYLRLGDVAVASSSPERFLRIRPDGRVDSSPVKGTSARADDADEDDRLRRTLASSAKTRAENLMIVDLLRNDLGRVCEVGSVRVPRFLATETYPTLHQLVSTVEGRLRPSTGAVDCVRSCFPGGSMTGAPKLRTMEIIDRLEQRARGIYSGALGYFGLGGGADFSIVIRTAVLTGDGVTIGTGGAIVLDSDPADEYAETMLKARALLVAYRSATRSVR
- a CDS encoding dienelactone hydrolase family protein — protein: MVPARTRAVVLFAHGSGSSRLSPRNRTVAGRLHATGLATVLADLLTKEEEQIDATTAQLRFDIALLSRRLTAVVDWAVEQPELDGLPVGLFGASTGAAAALSAAAARPERVGAVVSRGGRPDLAGNVLAEVRAPTLLLVGELDPQVAELNAAAAAALRAPHDLRVVPGAGHLFAEPGALDRVAADAAGWFDTHLR
- a CDS encoding polyamine aminopropyltransferase produces the protein MSAVAVPAPGDGAGTGRRYARLARPAVLAAVFVCAACGLVYELALVALGSYLIGDTVGQASIVLGVMVFAMGVGALAAKPLQHRAVVAFAAVELTLALLGGLSVLGLYAAFAWLDLYAPALVATAFVLGLLIGAEIPLLMVLLQRIRAQAAGSAVADLFAADYVGALLGGLAFPFLLIPFFGQLRGALLVGAVNALAGILLVGTVFRGDLGRRGRAGVALAATVVMATLAGAYLVAVDFEVTARQQLYRDPVVHAERSRYQEIVLTRAVSPVADGSDLRLYLDGDLQFSSVDEYRYHEALVHPALSGRRDRVLLLGGGDGLALREVLRYPDVTSVTVVELDPAVVALARAEPDIRALNNSAFDDPRVRLVHADAFAWLRGAPGVFDAVVVDLPDPDQTATAKLYSVEFYSLLRQALGPQGRMVVQAGSPYFAPRAFWCIEASVRQAGWTTRPYHVDVPSFGDWGFLLAVADGEGAGPVPTPQVPAEAPALRFLAPEVLRAAQIFPPDRGPVPVEPSTLLDPRVLAYSRAAWRGY
- a CDS encoding DUF2617 family protein; the encoded protein is MLVALDAPYVDTSAAELSFALGLAERPALHVLELPLPGAGGGARSGSRPTGSQPAGLLRLRLLGASHQVVLRTAGHDLVETLACLPGHPPDLPAVVDADDGYRFAARALRLSAGELAGRADRLRRQLTGDPHALVGVFPGSPDALTALHARIDGARISWRTWHAYPQTAELVETETVVTVR
- a CDS encoding DUF350 domain-containing protein is translated as MFRTLFVDLLLTLAYAGVGLVLMALGYLLVDLVTPGKLHELIWAQRNRNATVLLASNLLAVGTIVVAAIAAGENSFVTGLVGTAGYGLLGLLVMAVSFVLLDAVTPGRLGEILVDREPHPAVWVSATIHLATGAIVAAAIS
- a CDS encoding low temperature requirement protein A — its product is MDETRPARGGLRSVRPGARVDRLEIFFDLVFVFAFYNIARVTAGELTGQGLVAGMLILALLWWAWCSHLMLANRIRLGEGIAPLVMFAAMAAVFTAALTIPQAFTDKPSGLPGPLLMAGCYLVVRGLHLLLYGLAPDDGRAGGPRLGRLAVPPLLATALLVGAGVVPYLGLSSNVVFALQVGCWLAALTVEYAAGYLLATWGWAVRAASHWVERFELILMIALGELIVSVGVGSDLIARPVTWPAVAGATFAVAVAAALWWSHFDLVAPAALQAFHATDEARSRAALARDAYVYLHQPMIAGLILTALGMEEALHHLGTAGVDLSTPAAAPTMPLAYGGAALFFVAQVGFQARMLGTVTVTRVAVVVVLVGLAPVAARSPALAGTALLAVVCVGLVLAEMVLLRKSRRRLREATMHERLTHEARESAWRQRRYH
- a CDS encoding SAM-dependent methyltransferase, which gives rise to MRADVENANIARIYDYYLGGLYNFAIDRERAERIKLMLPSVDLLARSNRDWLRRSVRYLVGQGVRQFIDIASGLPTVGNTHEVAHALDAQARVVYVDNDHSAVVHGEDILATEPLVAMAEVDGKYPDQVWSHPAVRELIDLSQPVGIVLGGLLVFVQDDEDPAGLVAAYRDALAPGSYIAMSHLSADTADEETRGQVDRMVAAYQAGVGANLYVRDKATITSWFDGMELVEPGVTLMADWRPDPGLDVDAQTPSRQLGYGGMARVG
- a CDS encoding DUF4178 domain-containing protein, whose translation is MNGTIAYLVTGLGCLIATAGVVVAIAVWHTRTRAGGSRKRPGGGPVDPFHTGDTDALRGDPRRLGPGDIVEIRAQSYAVRGSLHFAEGSWTWSEHFLDDARGDKLWLSVESDPDLELVLWRAAGPDLQHLQPGPAVVDVAGRRYRLDESGQARFTSVGATGLTPSGYVRYFDYTAPDNARLSFEGFGDSGRWEVGFGEVLHRAEVMIYPSAGQAPTVGKA
- a CDS encoding DUF4247 domain-containing protein; the encoded protein is MTSRKWIVGGVVLALVGVIVSCCGLAVGTFSARGYVERSYARSVVDDIGSDAEGYRSDLPPRQVAQQLTRAFSPADEYTVGDRYYLRYGDDSVVILPIAAGSLILLERMTTAYPRYRSVVGNSWNWQRGSTIRGGGPGTGK